The Mercenaria mercenaria strain notata chromosome 6, MADL_Memer_1, whole genome shotgun sequence genome contains the following window.
TGACACAAGTGTGTCACCTTTTCTATTGTTCTGGTGACACAAATGTGTCACCCGTTCTATTGTTTAATTAGACACACTATTACGTCATTATGTCAACAAATTGATGCTGGATCCCGCCCCCCACCCCATTCATCAGAGGTCACTGACTTTAGTCTAGCAGTAGAAGtattttgaaattgataaatgTACCGATAACAGTTTTCATCCTAAAGAAATATAAGCTGACTACTAAACCATATCTCCACCACTGAAAATGTGATGATATGGAAAGGAGCTGTCGGCACTTCCGGATTCGTGGTGTAGCTAtcaaatgtttcaaataattgtaatgatttacattttgttttatattttaactgaTAGAGCTTATTTCGGAGATCAGAGAATGTAGCGTCAAGTAAGAACATTTTGATATAGGTTGACCGTAACTTTGTTAATTGTGATGTTATTAAGAGCTTTTCTCTTGACTCGAACGTTTACACATTTTGATATATGTTCACATTCTAACTACATTTCGATGCATATACACATTATATTAACATTATCACGAATGCAGATGGTCTCAGTGTAAGTGATGCTTTCACAAACAAACATTAGAGTTTATAATCAAAACCTCCGTTAAAAGAAATATGCCAGTATTTTTCATAAACACAGAATATTGTCCACCATTTTCTATAGTTATTTTTTCTTCACGAAGGGTGTCATTATACATACATCTAAACTGCCGAACGTCATGTGCAtggaatcattttattacatagaGAAACAGTATGCAGGCAACGTTATCAAGAATAATTTTTCGACCACGACTTAACTCAGATAtgactgaaattcagttttttatttatactttcCTTTTCAAATATTCTTTTGTGCTTGTGTATGGTAtttttcaacattaaatatttcgagaacaatttctaatacatgtacatatgaaatgTTTTTAAGCACATTTAGATAATTTGCATGCGCGATAATGTTCTTATAGTGTGTCTTGCATCGAACTCTGGTTGGAAAACAtacataatatatcaaaatgtacaaacGTGCGAATCTTGACAACTAAatgtacaaaacattttaaagaaattatagtaaaaaaataCAAGGCACTatattctccgattttcgaaataatttccatcaattaaaatgtaaaacaaaatgtcaattttactTACCTGTTTCgatgtttcaaagtttatttatttagtcatggcatattacatgcatgaccggtgatagctgcaccacggaaatgccGATAGCTcctttccttatcaccactttttgaTGGTGGAGCTAGGGTTTAGTAGCGGTGCATATATGCGTTTAAAAATGACATTACGCAGagaaaatatagaataacaatttTGATGATTTGACCAATATATAAGAGCACGTGAAATCAAATCTACATGTACAAGAAGATATTTTAGAGGCATGTAGAACAAAACCATTATATATCAACTGCTTATTTGGCTGTGCAACGAGTTTAGCGGaactctgctatagaataaaagtGATTGAAATTACCAGCACGCACTCATCTCGCGCCCCTTAGAATTGTCTGAAGATCTAAAGATCCCTAATAATAGGAATAATAAAAACATTGAGTCTATGTACAGATGActgtttacaaattaaaaaacTGATAGTGTGCACTTCAATCAATGGGGTGCACCAAGCAAATTATTAGTAGGCTCTATTTCATCTACAATGTAGtttgttcgtgagaggtaatggtATGTGCCCTTGGCAATGGCTCGAACGAAtctttatttttcagaatttattGAATTGACAACAGTTTAATATATGCAATGGAGAGCCAGAAATACCTAAATACCGAGTAATCTATATATTATTCTCTGTGAGTGAAAAAGTGGCAGGAAGCGGGGATTTCGTAATTTTAAGCACGTCCCGGGAACTCATAGATTTCCATATGTATCTATTAAGTTGCAGTTGGGAAGCACTCATGTTTTATTCTGTAGTGTGGCAGTAATGTGCGTGCTTAAAATTGGAAGTATCAATATAGAACTTTGTGGTGACATCTTGTACAAATAGGCATGCTAAAGTACCTTCGCTCCCTCTTAGAATCAAAGTGACATATTTTCCTTATTCTcattttcaaacacaatgtctgtTTAAATACAATGTATGCCACGTATTCATGTTATCAAACCCTAATGATGCAAAAAACCTGCAAAGCAAAGTGTCAGCGAAATACGATGTTTTAGGAGAACCAAGCAATGGGGTGCATCAAGCAAATTACTAAAATTACAAAAGACATCTAATAATGATTTCTGCTCTGTTTTAAGCAATATGCAAAAATAAATTGATTTCTTTTAGAATGTACTTTCAATACTTAGAAATAATGTCAATAGTCTTTGAATAAATCgacggggtgggggtgggggtcaaAATTCGAAAATGCTCCTCACCACACACTACTGAGGTCACTACTAGTATACAAAACAATTTTATCACAGTTTACAGTGAATAACATTGTCAATTATATTCCATATCTAACATAGCCTTCAAAATGTCACTCCTTCTCATGATTCTTGGTAATTTATATTGCATGCTAAATACATTTGGGTTTGAAGCTAacatcattttctttattttgtcgAATGCGCCCGTTTTCATCTGAATTATTTGAACTGATCGGAGTTTGTTGTTCTTGCGCATTGCCGCGTATACAGTATGTCTTTCACACAGTTCCTTATCAACCtataatacaataaaacaataatacacatgtacaataaaGAAAATATCTAGTTGTCAGAATGTGGTCACAGCAACTAGGTATTTCATGTTACATGTCCAATGTGTTGTCACAgcatattgtcttatcaataaaaatataacaatactggtTGTAAACACAACAGTATCACAGTATTTCACAGTATTTCCTTTTTCCGAATATTATAATAGATCTATAGGATATATGCTTCCTTTTCATCGTAAGCACTAATTCTTCCAAAATGTTAACGTTTGACGATCTGGACAAAGCATAGGTCATATAATAAAAGAGCTAGTAACATATTTACACTATCCATAACTTTATCAGATCATGTGGTTTGAGTTGCGAATTTTTACGCAGAACGATTGGAAGAAATCACCATTTAAATAACAGGTAGAGATTGCCTAAATCCAGATATGTGTCATTCCGCCCGCTCGCTCTACACTCAGACAGCTTTGGTACAACTTGTTCTGGTAAAGATTGTTTTGCAACATCGGGATCCCTTATACCAAAATGAATATTACTTAGAATTAGGTAAAATTATTCTAACGAACATGAACTTAAACTTGAACATAACGGCTTTACAAGAAGAAACGATAACATCTATCACAACCTGATGGCATCATCAATTCAACCCCGGGTATCTATAAGCATATCTGTAAACACATATATACAGTCCCATATGTTGTTAATTTCTTATTCAATTTGAAATCATACTTCTTATTCTGCAAACATGGTAACAACATCTGTCTAACactgaaaataattaatataacggtattaattttaattttaactgaTAGAAATATACTTACTAGTTCTATCTCTTGTTCATCTAATTTCTTTGCATCTCTCAATTCAATGAACACAACATATCTAGAGCTAGTATCGGACGCTAAAATGTAAAGACTTGTTCATACAGATCTTAGTTCATctttaaactgataataacataaattttataataaaattttataatattttagtatCTACTGTTTTTCCTAAATAACTGCTCCTTTAGATTGTAGTTTGAATTATCTTTACTTCGTGAATATTTCGCGTAAACTTTTCTGATATAAAAGAATGCTGTAAAAGTTGACACTGTTTTACACAAAATAAAGTACAAGTTTTGTAATgtagatttttatgcccccgaaggtggacatactaaaatcgcactgtccgtccgtgcgtgcgtgcgtccgtcaatgAGTGCGTGCGTCAGTGTAAATTATTGTCCGGTtttaacttggcaaaaatgttcaccattatgaaacgacgtgtcatgcacaaccctagctccaaggtcaaggtcacacttagaggtcaaagtttaaaaaaatatctgtttcatatccggtccataactctgccatccatgaaggggttttaaaataacttggcacaaatgttccccataatgagacaatgtgtcatgcgcaagacccagggtCCTAGCTCCAATATCAAAGTCACTTTTAGAGGACAAATggtaacagggtctgttttgtgtccggtccataactctgccatccatgaagggattttaaaataacttgacataaatgtttacaaaattagaCGATGTGTCAAGCGCAgcacctagacccctagctccaaggtcaaggtcagacttagaagtcaaaggttaatagggtctgtttcgcgTCCGGTTcctaactctgtcattcatcaatggattttgaaattacttggcataaatgttccccataatgagacgacgtatcatgagcaagatccagacccctagctctaaggccaaggtcacacttagaggttaaaggttaacatggtctgtcaGTTTcttatccggtccataactctgccatctacgaaggtattttaaaattacttggcataaatgctcggGAGCATTGGACTACGGGAGCATTTGTCTCTGATAGTGACAACTCATATGTTTATAAAAAGTATTGTAACGTTAAAAGCACAACATTTTATAACTATTCGACAAAAGAAGAACGTTGCTACATTTTCTTCAACAAGTTTACCTCTAGCAAGCTGAACATGCACACTTTCACAGCTGGTAAACTCTACAATACTTTTCTTCCATGTTGCAGCTGCAGCATAAATTGCATCGTGGAGGAGAAATTCGGGCACTTTTTCCATGTTGGCTGATAGAATATCACCAGCTCTGAAGAGTTTAGATGCATTATTAAACCCATTCaggaaaaataaatattattaaacatttttgttcaaTTAATCAATATGGATATACTTCGGGAGCTCAGAACGCAACAGGCAAAATGTTCCATTGATCCTTTTCGTGGGAGGTGAATCGAAAGTTTCATGTCCACTAGCACCAGCTTAGGCGGAATTCTATTATCAAAGAACATTGATATTTGAATAGCGATTTGAAAGAACGTATGCATGCATATACACGCACTTGCTTTGTCCACCAGAATGACATTTGTAAACGTGTATACAGGTGTTCTGTTATCTACACTAGTCTACATCTTTATCTTGATGCACAAATTGATACACTTGTGTCGTACCACATAAGCCGTTTACCTTGATGACATTTAAATTACCTGTACATGAACTGGTACTGGTGAGGTACCTGTGCACCCGGTTA
Protein-coding sequences here:
- the LOC123548896 gene encoding uncharacterized protein LOC123548896; this translates as MHNGTETIYGMNTDPMAEPDVNYVPILPLTFFEFLPIEEFGEKLPSTLLAHQVKVGQMYEIVITTFDGLYRYRTENVVKINGFYGTTPVYQFMHRAGDILSANMEKVPEFLLHDAIYAAAATWKKSIVEFTSCESVHVQLARASDTSSRYVVFIELRDAKKLDEQEIELVDKELCERHTVYAAMRKNNKLRSVQIIQMKTGAFDKIKKMMLASNPNVFSMQYKLPRIMRRSDILKAMLDMEYN